Within Romboutsia sp. CE17, the genomic segment AATTGCTATTTCAGTTTCTCCTTTTTTTATAGCAACAATAGATGTAACAAATTCAGGTAAAGATGTACCAACTGCTACTATAGTTAATCCAACTAAGTTAGCACTCATACCAAATGATGTAGCTATAGAAGTTGCTGAATTAACAACCATATCTCCACCAAGTACTATACCAACTATCCCAACTATACAAACTAATATAGTTTTTGGCATAGAGACTTCATCAGAAACCTCAATATCAGATGTTGCAGCAATTTCATCTGAATCGCTTTTATTACTAGATTTTTTAGCACTTTTAATAGTATCTATTAAGAAGTAAGTGAATAAAGCTAATAATATTACGCCTTCTATTCTACTAATTTTAAGATTTAATCCAAATAATAATAATAGAGTACTTACAATTATTAAGAAAGGAGCATCTTTCTTTATTGTATCTTTTTGAACTGGTAACTTAGCTATTATAGATGAAACGCCAAGAACCATAAGAATATTAAAGAAGTTTGATCCTACAACGTTAGCAACACTCATGTCGTTTTGACCTGCTAAAGAAGAAGTTATA encodes:
- a CDS encoding calcium/sodium antiporter, which produces MSFLILIIGFIFLIKGADIFVEGAASIARKFNVPSMIIGLTIVAMGTSAPEAAVSITSSLAGQNDMSVANVVGSNFFNILMVLGVSSIIAKLPVQKDTIKKDAPFLIIVSTLLLLFGLNLKISRIEGVILLALFTYFLIDTIKSAKKSSNKSDSDEIAATSDIEVSDEVSMPKTILVCIVGIVGIVLGGDMVVNSATSIATSFGMSANLVGLTIVAVGTSLPEFVTSIVAIKKGETEIAIGNVIGSNIFNILFVLGLATTIYPITISMFALIDVIFMVAITVLLYLFMKKDYSLVKKQGFIFVAVYIAYMIYTIIR